From the genome of Eucalyptus grandis isolate ANBG69807.140 chromosome 2, ASM1654582v1, whole genome shotgun sequence, one region includes:
- the LOC104434460 gene encoding multicopper oxidase LPR1 homolog 1, protein MNTGLLSSWILLMILVGWALTEAQTPPPPPVTDTTLFQEAASLQMYVHELPQIPKLFGYTMSNGVPRPANLTIGMYKTTWKFHRDLPATTVFAYGTSAANATVPGPTIEAIQNVPTYVTWQNFLPQSHILPWDPTIPTAIPKNGGVPTVVHLHGGISPPQSDGHPYAWFTANFAETGPTWTQQTYTYPNAQHAGNLWYHDHAVGLTRVNLLAGLIAPYIIRNLPLDARLNLPLGPEFDRVLMIFDRSFNTVGSLYMNSTGVNPTIHPQWQPEYFGDAIIVNGKAWPYLQVQRRRYRFRIINTSNARYYRLSLTNNLTFTQIGSDGSYLPKPVGTQTVLLGPSEGADVVVDFSMTAANETILTNDAPYAYPSGNPMDQLNSKVMKFIIQPRAPIQTDNSHVPPNLKTYPVASNAFGMAKTTRYITLYEYLTPAGTSTHLYINGLRFEDPVTETPRVGTTEIWEVINLTGDNHPFHMHLAAFQAVKIQQLVDLAGFTSCMTQLNDAIKCNITGHAMGPLVDVPLTERTWKNVVKMAPGYKTTLVVQFFVVDDAYSTYPFDATAEPGYVYHCHILDHEDNAMIRPMKLVH, encoded by the exons ATGAACACCGGGCTATTGTCTAGTTGGATTCTCTTGATGATTCTTGTGGGTTGGGCCTTGACGGAGGCCCAAACACCACCTCCACCTCCGGTGACAGACACGACCTTGTTCCAAGAGGCTGCCTCACTCCAGATGTACGTCCACGAACTCCCACAAATCCCCAAGCTCTTCGGTTACACCATGAGTAACGGTGTGCCTCGACCTGCCAATCTCACCATTGGCATGTACAAGACGACATGG AAATTCCATCGTGATTTACCCGCCACTACTGTATTTGCATACGGTACATCGGCAGCAAATGCCACCGTGCCCGGCCCCACCATCGAGGCCATCCAAAATGTGCCTACGTACGTGACGTGGCAGAACTTCCTCCCCCAATCCCACATCCTCCCGTGGGATCCGACCATCCCGACGGCCATCCCCAAGAACGGTGGCGTCCCAACAGTGGTGCACCTGCACGGCGGGATCAGCCCGCCGCAGTCGGACGGCCACCCGTATGCTTGGTTCACCGCCAATTTCGCCGAGACGGGGCCCACGTGGACCCAGCAAACCTACACCTATCCGAACGCGCAGCACGCCGGCAACCTCTGGTACCATGACCACGCCGTGGGACTAACGCGCGTCAACCTCTTGGCCGGCCTGATCGCGCCGTACATCATAAGGAACCTCCCCCTGGACGCCCGGTTGAACCTCCCTCTCGGTCCTGAGTTCGACCGGGTCCTCATGATCTTTGATCGAAGCTTCAACACGGTCGGATCACTGTACATGAACTCGACCGGAGTAAACCCCACCATCCACCCTCAGTGGCAGCCGGAGTACTTCGGTGATGCCATCATAGTCAACGGCAAGGCCTGGCCGTACCTCCAGGTCCAGCGCAGAAGGTACAGGTTCCGCATAATCAACACGTCCAATGCCAGGTACTACCGCCTCTCCTTGACCAACAATTTGACTTTCACCCAGATCGGGTCGGATGGGTCTTACCTTCCGAAGCCGGTGGGCACCCAGACTGTCCTCCTGGGCCCTTCCGAGGGTGCCGACGTGGTGGTCGACTTCTCGATGACGGCAGCGAATGAGACCATCCTAACCAACGACGCACCGTACGCGTATCCGTCCGGCAATCCAATGGATCAGCTCAACAGCAAGGTCATGAAATTCATCATCCAACCCCGGGCTCCGATCCAAACTGACAATTCCCATGTCCCTCCGAACCTAAAAACTTACCCAGTAGCCTCAAATGCCTTCGGCATGGCCAAAACCACCCGGTACATTACACTCTACGAGTACCTAACTCCGGCCGGCACTTCGACCCATCTGTATATAAACGGGTTGAGATTTGAGGACCCGGTCACGGAGACTCCGAGAGTTGGGACCACGGAGATCTGGGAGGTGATCAACTTGACGGGGGATAACCACCCGTTTCACATGCACTTGGCTGCGTTCCAGGCCGTGAAGATCCAGCAGCTGGTGGACCTGGCCGGGTTCACCTCGTGCATGACGCAGCTGAACGACGCCATTAAGTGCAACATCACAGGCCACGCAATGGGCCCACTGGTGGACGTGCCGCTCACGGAGAGGACATGGAAGAACGTGGTGAAGATGGCGCCCGGGTACAAGACGACACTCGTGGTGCAGTTCTTCGTAGTCGACGACGCGTACTCAACGTACCCGTTCGACGCTACTGCAGAGCCTGGTTACGTTTATCACTGCCAC ATTCTTGATCACGAAGACAATGCAATGATCCGTCCTATGAAGCTTGTTCACTGA